TTCATATATGCAAATTCTGTTGATAATACTTATTCAGGCTCATGCAGTGAATAAatgaatgataaaaaaaatatggacaTTGTGCTATTCTGAAATATATAGTTGTAGCATGTCTACCATGCTATGCCCCACCAACAATTAGTAATTGTAATGAAAGATAATAATTGCTGGGTTGATTCTTTTCGGCATACTTTCCTTTATAGTTTCCTGATATTGTAGCTCTATATGTTATCTcagattaaataaataaataaacaaattgtTATGCAAGTTCTTTGTGTTTACTCATATTCCTTTACAGAATAGTTAAATCTGTAGTCTCTCTTATGCCTCCATTGTAGGTTTAAGTTCCTCTGACAAGGCAGGCATGTTCATTTTTTGTTTATATGAAGGTTCAGGAAGCAAGGGAGGCAGCTAAAAAAGCACAGAAGCTACTAGAAAATGTATCCAAcaggaagaaaaataaacaaatagaaAAGGATGGATTGGTTATTACAAGAGCCATATATGGAAACCTTAAAGCTATTAGAGTAGGCAATGAGCATGGTGAGGTGAATGATGACGTGGCTTCGCAAGTCTTAGATGTAACATTACCACTGAACTTTTTGGTGACTGAGGCTGGACAGCTTAAGGTATGTTGCTGATTTATGTGATGtctctatatacattttttttcttcctgtgATGTAATTAGTTTTTCAATGATTCTAATGATTCTGACCTAGAATTCTGATCATGTTATGGTTCTCTCAGTTCTCCttttttattatgaaatatgTGAAAATTAATGATATGTTCTGCCAGTGGATCACATATAACTATTATTCATTGAATTTACTAAGATCGTTATGGATGGTGCAGATTGCTACCTAAAACAGTTCCTGCATACACTTCAAACCTATTCAGGATCATTTACTCCAGTACATGGAATTCACACCATCGTTATCGAGTGAATGAATTTGAATCATTTATGTAATGTAAATTCAGTGAACAATTTGCACAAGCTGGATAATAGGAAGCGGTTCGAAGAAGGTAGAATTTGTTAGACTGAATTAAGTAATCAAATCTAAGGCATGTTTAAGATGCTTAGTTCCCATGTTTGTGGGATGTCTCAACACATGGGAAGTGATggggggagaggagggagggagaaaggaaggagggggggggggggagagagatgcTGTTGGATGGGGGAATTGATGTGTAAATCCACATAATGACTCACACATGGAATTATAATAACATCCTTTCATGGGACTGTAttgtaaatgtcacattggcCTGCATGTTACATATTTTGGCCATACCTTTCTTTCAATCTTTCTTTGATTTCCCTCTGAACCCTACCATGCTTATGTTGAGTGTTTATGTGCCCATGAAGATGGAAAATTATTATTGGCTGGCATTCATAACTTGAACCTTATgttaaattactttcagaagtgCACATTAAAAGTTAATTTCATCCTTCATGTTACGTGTGTAAGCAAGAAAAGGAGTTGGCCAGTCATTGTATGGCTTGCCGTGTATGGACTTACGGCATTTGGACTTGTCTCCAGAGGTGACGGAAGACAGGTCACCTTGGCTATTTTTTGGGGTGGCTTACAATCATTTTACCCTAGAAAATGAATTATGAGAGCTCCTTTTGGAGCTTATCTGTTGGATGATGGAAGAtgaattatcattttttttgagGATGTATATTTACTGGAGGAAAGGAGCAACAAACAGAGAGATAATTTTCTAGTCTCTAGCTTCATCCAAGGGCGCCAAATTCCTTATTTGGATATATGGTTGCAAAATGGTTGTTAGCATCTACACAGGGAACAATGTGTCTTCAATCTCATTCTCTTACTAACGAGGCCTAGAGGAACTTTAGTGCTAGCTTCTTTAGTTTCTTTGGAGATGGGGCTGTTTTGCCTTGCCTTCTCTGGCCATATTGGTAAGAACACTTAATATGGGGGCCTACGTTCTGAAGTTTGGGCAAATTTTGGCAATGTTTATTCTTTTGTAAAATTTGGTCCTATGAACATTGTCAACAGAGTGTCGGAAGACATTGCAATTTGGATTATGGTTTGTGTTGTGCAAGAGTAGGCACCTTGCTTCATAGTTGGTTGGCATGATTCTTACATTATGTATTTTGCAACTGACAAGCAAATCCAACAATGGGAAGAGGTTTTAGTGGAAGGTTATGCTTGCCAAACACATCCACTTTTTTTTATGACAAAGAATTTTCAAGTTATTAATTGCCTAATATTAGTAGCACAGCAACAGTAAGAACTGGTATCATAAAATGGTGATAGGCAAGAGGGTGCCTAATCGGCAGACAGAGTACTGGCAGTAGGGAGGATTTAAGGAATTTTGTTCTCCCAAAAAAATGCCGACACTTCCAAGCGAGCAAAGGGAGTTATCTTACTGTCAAACAGTTATTGTTTAGAGGAAACCAATAATTTTTGTAAAGAGCTGACATGGAAATTTGTAGTCACTGTTAACAGGAGCATGAACCTTTGTTGACAAACATGATCAAGTTTGTCAATGTGATTATATTAATTAATGTTCTGGCTGATTTGTTACTTAAAAGCAGTCTGAGGGAGTTTAAAAGATTGCTTtttctattaccttttgactcCATTCTTGAAGACTACTActtttactctctctctctctgtctctctctctctctgggtgCTACAAAAGTTAATAATAAACTACTTAACAGTTGGGTTCCTTTTCGTATATGTCATGAAACAGTTCTTTATAGTGTGCATTTTTATCATATGGTTCTAACCATGAATATGTGCAGCTTCATGAGGGCATAAAGAAGTCAGGAATAATGGGTTTCTGTGATCCCTGTCCTGGCCAGCCTAAGCAGCTACTAGTGGAATACACATTCAGCGGCCACAGAAGCCAGGTTTCATTCCCActattctttttcttcatttatGGTATTGTAGTATGAGCAACGTGCCTCTAATAATCTCATAATTGGTTTGTACAACAGGTGGTGGTTGATGACACTGATGAATTGCTAATCCCACAAGCGGTCCATCAATTTTGAATACTGTTGATTAAGAAGTAACAGAGGTGCTGCAAAAAATTTTGCATGCCGTCATGCTCTGAGGTGCTGCACATAAGCATTATTGCTCCCTCTATTGCTTTGCCAAATATTATTTCATGAATACAGTGTCATTTTTGTATTTCAAAAAATTGTCACTTTTTTGTACTTGATGCTCATAATGAAATAAAACAGAGCATCCTTTTTGTAGAATAGTTGATGGACATCCTTTATTTATTGCAAGATCAATTGATAATTCACAAACTCCATGTGTCATGCACATACTTTTAACTCAAGCCAGTCCATCCTTTTTGTAGGATCATGAATGCCCTTTATATGTCGCAAGATCAAATGATTTTTTACAGACGTGTGTGTGTGTCATGCACATGGTTTAATTCAAGCCTCTGAGACAAATCTGAATCCTGAAGTATTAAATGGAAGACAATGTTGTATTCAAGCCTTGATGTAAATATTGATGTTATTTGGTGGAAGCAGCACTAGAGATCCGCGTAAAACTAGTTGGACTCACTGAACTGGGGACCTCACGAGGTGCATATTTCAAGAAAGCAAGGAGTATATTTATGTCGGCATACAActaaagtttgataatgatctTTTCAAGCAAGGCTTGTACTGTTGGTTTCATTTATTTAGCCGTGAGAATGTAGCTATCTTtcctttattttgctttttttttttaaaaaaaaagaatagaatccTTTTATTTTACTTTTGTTTTAAAGTTGTGTGGAAGAAACTGTTTCCTCTCATATTCATGTCACGGAATTGCTGAATAATGAAAGCGGTATGTCTGATTGAAAATCTTTAGGAGGTTTGGGCTCCAATGGAAAAGAATAAACGTGGAGACTTTTACTGGTAAGCACAGGGACTAAACGGATAATGCTCTAAACGGATCACCTTGGCTGTTACATGTCCTGATATTTTGGCGGATATTAGATTGAgagaaatttatttatttaatatttcacAATCCAGTTATGTGATTCAGGGCTTAATGCAGGAAACATACGAGCACTCGTTGCTTGCTTTGTTCTTTCTTTATTGATTCAACAAACaggaaatttatttttttttcaaagtcaGAATACAGTGATTTCTTTTgagatctgatttctgttggctGTGAATGCAAAGTAGGCTAACATGACAACATTTCTAGGCATTTCCTAGGATTTTACggagtgatttttttttcccgtAAAATGCCTTCTTGTAAGCTCAGGTAAACCCACTGGTCTGAGATTCAGAAGCCTCATGCTCTGGAGTCACTGACTGTCGGATTTTCTTAGGGCTTTTAAACTCCAATTTTGTGATCAGGAAAAGCAAAGTTCCTGCCGAGCAGGGATGGACTTTACGTGAAGGTATTTGACGTAAAAAACTCACTGTAGTTTCTGCTGCCTGGTTAATATTAGTTTGTGCGCTTCTGCGAGTCATTTAGTTAATATTAGAACCGTGAATGGGTCTCCTTCTACAATCAGAAGCCCAGAACTCTGTGAAAAGAGAGTTTCGCTCTCTATGTAGTTACAAGGAGTCTTGCATCGTCTTCTAAGCATGCTCTTGAGTTACAGTTTTGGTTGTTACAAGGGGATGTGATGACAGTTTCGATTGAATGAGTAATGTTACGTGAAGATTGCTTTTTTATTTCGTTAATTAAGAAGCTTCTTCTGTGATTTACAGTTTTACTTTACCTCCCCATCGGCTGTATTGGCTAGTTTGCAAAATTAGATTGTTTTACGTCACAGAGCATACAGAAAAGAAGCAAGCGACCTTTTAACCTCCCTACAGGAGCTTCTGCTGCTTTGCGTTCTAAGAAAGAAATTCCGCACCGCAAACCTACGAGAACTCGTAGTTAAACGCTCGCAAACGCTAATAAAAGTTGCTGTTCTTTGAGCTGCCCTGACTACAGAAGGTCCTTTCGATGGACGTCTCCACGACTGGAAATCTCACCGCCGGTTGTACGCAAATAGCATCTTGATGGGACCcacatcaaaaataaaaaaaaaggcggGGGGTGGGGGGCAAAATAAGGCATCAGGAGTCTACGAGAGCTCGGGGGAGGGTAGAAACAGAGCCTCCGGGTCGTGGGGGCAGGCGAGCCATGGCTGGTGGAAAAGCGAAGCCGTGTGTGTTCTGCCAGATTGCACGGGCGTCGACTTCCACTCCTCTCCTCTACACCGTCGGAtctctcttcccctcctcctcctcctgtctCTTCCGATTCGAattatttttcctctttttttcccttATGTTTCCCTCGTAATTTTAACAGGACGAGAAGGTTGTTGCCTTCCCCGACATCAATCCTTCCGCGTTCAGGTGATTTTTCCCACCCTCTGGCCTCCTGTATTTGGGAAGTTTCTGctttataattttttcaaaagaTTTGCTTTAGAATCGATGTCTATCGTTCTAGATGATTTTAGTGAACAATAGATTCTTAATGACACAGGTTGTTGGAGTTTTTGATTTGGAGGGAATTATCTTTAGATGTTGTAGCTCTCCTTGCGAGTTTGCGTGTACGCAATTTACATTCTTATACTTATGTGGAATACCTTCAGAATCGTCAGGAATCGATTCAGCTTTCTGTTGAAGACCGCATTCTAGAGTTTCCTCGTCTTCATAATTACATGACTCAGTAATTTGTAATGAGATAAGAGCACTACAAATGGGAAAACTTCGACATTTTaggaattttgaaaaaaaaaagacttggaaattcagaaaaatagataaatgtttaaaaaaataaatcccgGCATTTATTATCCGTCTCATTAACCAAAatcgcttcttttttttttatttcaaggagttcgtgttttttccccctttttttctcCAAGGTGTGCACCGTGCAAGCCACTTATACTATGTTTTCGAACATTGGTCCTTTTGAATTATCTAGATAAGGCTCTTTTGGTGTTAGACATTATTGTTATCAGCAATTACATCAGAACATTAGTTAAACTACCGATGCTACTTTCTGATTTGGATTAGAAGTGTGGAGACTTGATATTAAGTTGATTGCACGTCATAAGATAAATGAGTCTCAATATGAAATGAGTTATGATAGGACTAAATTATTTAGAAGTTTGCAAAGTGGATTTATAGTTTGTTCATTTTGATTATCGTTATGGCCTGACATCATCAAATGTTGGTCACTTCATGGCCGTTTTGATTTAGTTAGATGATGTCACATTGTAAGTTGTTGACTCTGTCATCTTTGTTTCTGACTATTTGATTTCTGATTTCCTGGATAGGCATTATCTGGTTATACCTATAGAGCACATTTCAACTGTCAAAGACCTTCGAAAAAGAACAGAAGATTATCAACTAGGTACTTTGATATGTACTCTGaattagttcatatttatgcatTTTGAACAAATCATGCAACTGCAGGCTGTTCACGCTACACTTGCCACTAACTTAACATGCTCTTTTTGTATCCTTTTTAGTAAGTCACATGTTGAATGTGGGGCAAACTCTTTTGCAGAGAGACACACCTGAATCCAAACTATATAGGTATTCTAAGAAAGCCTTTTATTTTCCTTCTATTGTTGTACTCATGTGTTTTTATGATACTTATCATCAACTAAATGGAGTGGATATGTTTTAGTTcatttaattaaatatatattttctagcCAAAACACATCTTTTACGTTTATttgcctcctttttttttggggtggggGGGGTAGTCAGAGCTTATGAAATTGACTCAGAATGTGCAAGCTTTTAGGATTTGTTGAAGATTATTGAATTACTCTGCTAATGCCTTATGCATGTACCTGATGGAGAAACTTCATTACTAGGCATCCAAAGGAATTTTATTGCTAATACCTTATGCACGTACCTGATGGAGGAACTTCAGACTGAAAAATTGCTAGTGGCCAAGGAATTTTATTGGTTGCCCCCTACCTTATGAGAAGAAAAGGTCTGCATAGAGAAACTGTTGAGTATTTTTCGGCATATTTGACAGAATTACAACTTAGCATTAGGAGCATGGGTGCAATATTTTTCCTTTAAGCGATTTTTGTAACTATTGTTTTGGTCATTGATGAGAAATTTTGAGAGAAAAGTGGTTTTCGGGCTTCAAAAATTGATGAGAAGATTGCAAACCATAACCTCACAGCCATGGATGGCTGAATCGTGTTGAATCATCTGATTCGGGGCGTACGAAACCAAACCGGTTGATTAGCGGCACATTCAGTCCATTGGTTCGAaatggagggagagggagatggagagagagaaaaagagagatagATAGGGAGGGAGGAAGTGAAGTCGGGAGGGGGTTCCTCTGTTTCATTTCGAAACATGGAATGTCTTGTAATTCTTTTTGCCATTTTTTGAGCTGAAGTCGATAAATggtttgccgacttcagtttgaaattgaaaaaaaaaaaaagatacgtCCCAGAACGGTATGGTATGGACCACCTACCAACCGGTACAAATCTTGGTACTGGTTAGGCGAACCTTGCTTGCAACCATATCTCAACTGATGAAACACTCTGAAAATATGTAAATGATCCTGATATGGTTTCTATTGACGTAGAATATACATATGGAATTCAAGAAAAGTTAATCTATGTAGTGTATAGGGCGATAAGATTTGCTTAGGATTTTCATCGATCTCTTTAAAGATATGGttaaaagaaataaacaaaTGGAAGGACTTATGTTGGTGAAGCTGATGGTTCACTTCAGCAAGTCAGCTATCCAGATTTCTTTACACTTGTCATAGATGGACATCTTGCAGACGTCCACTATAAGGTTCATTTACTTTCAGTGAGTTTATCCGCCAGTGGCATGCTGCTGGATTTAGTGGCTGGTGTCAAGGCAGACTTTTGGCGACTTAATCTGATAATAATAATCtgattataaaaattttataatagCAAAAGGAAATTGCCCACTATGTGCAGTCTTGCTCTTAGAAGAGACTCACCCTTACTGTAGAAACATTAATAAGAGAGGAAAAATGCATGTAGAAAATCTATACTAACACATTTTTGGCAGTCTTGATACATTAAAATATATGGCATTCCTTAATTTTCAAGCACCATCTTGCAGATTTGGATTTCATCAGCCTCCATTTAACAGTGTTGACCATCTGCATCTTCACTGTTTGGCACTACCATTCATACCAGGGTACTGTTAAATGTGCAAAACAATTTTTCTGCCTTGATCCTTGAGGAACAGAAGTGTGCACTAATAAGTTGCAGCTTTTTTTCATAAACAGATGGAAACATTTGAAGTATACCCCTTTGGGGCCATTGGGTGGGTTCATAGAGGCTGAGAAGTTGCTGGACAAAATAAAGCCATTGTCAGCAGTTCACACATGATTATCACAGCTACACTATGCTAGATGAAATTTATTATGGATTGATTCTCCCAACATTGCTTGCCGTTGGCTTGTAAAATCATCACATTGATAGTTTTTTGTACACTTCTTAATTATCGGGTCAATTGTTGTATACAACATCTGCAATGCTTGACATATAAAATGAAACTAACATAATGTTGTTCTCTCTTTTCTTGATCATAACTGTGCCATCAATGACTAGCGGTCATATTTGATTAACCTTTCTGAAATTCTGTTTTCATTTGTTCGAACTCCCCACAGGGAAAATCATGTTTCTAGCAAGGCTGTTTTATTGCTTAGATATGCTAAACCATGAGACTCGCATTTTGTGTTACCTCCTgtgtaatttatatttattctctaaataaataattttgtgTAATTAGTCATTCACGAGCTGTGTGGCTGTCATGAAATACGGAAGATTGGATTTCCTTATATTTGAGTTACATAATAGCAAATATGGAGGAAAGCTCGAGGATTGATGTCATGAGGTGCTCCTgtgatcatcatcatcatcatcactcTCATTATATGCCTCTAAATGCCCAGATATTATTTGCTGAAATGTCTACTTGAGCCTATGGGATTGTTGTGCGGAGATTCTATGGAAATCTGCATACCATATGAAATCTTTTTTCACCCTTAATATTATATTTCACAAGACATTGGTATCAGCAGATGtgaatttattatattaataagtCACCCAAATGTAATCCTGCCTTGCTATTTTTCCTTAGATTTCTTTCCTGCCTGTTCTGAATACCACCTCTCTGGCTTCCATTTTTATGAAAAATCATACGGGAGTCTAATCAAAGCTGGTTTATACACAAGGGTTCAAACTTATATAAACTTAGtgttaaataaacaaaaaaaaacacacacaataAATAATGTGAGTAAATGCACTGATACATGACCTGCTAGCTTTACTTTTTAAGGTTCTGGATTTTGTGATAGCAGCCATCTTGATGTTTGGCTTGGACATAAACCATTGTAATGCACCCTATTCCTGAAAAGGATGTTGGTTAATCGAGATTTGTTATTTATTAACTGAGTCAGATATCTAGGTTAAGtaattcttttgaaatttcactttttttttcttcacaatGCATGTATTGATGTAGTAATATGTGAGAACCTATTTAAATTAAAAGGGATTAAGCTTCTCACCTGTGTGTCTATTAGTCAAGTATTTTGCCtttgaaaacattttttttggCTTGGACCTGTGCACATGACATTGTATTAAGCACTTTATTTTTGATATGTATGAGGGTCTTCAGCATGGATTCAATTCCATTGCATTCAAGGTCAGTGATTGACATACTGGATGTAGAATTAGCAGCTCTAGGTTGGTTGAGCATTTAATTTGGCAAGGAAGGCAACAAGCTTCATCTACTGCTGATGTTGAATGGAGTTATACGGTGGAGTTGTGGATGAGTGTGTATTCTTCAACTAGTGTGCGCCTTGGTGTTAGAATTTAGCATgggatttatttttatttgttgcTGTCCTATGCATATCACTTTTCATGATGATATTAAATCTAAAATGTGGATTTCCAGTAATGCTAGTATGTCTCTATCCCCATAAGGAGCTCAGAATGAGATTTAATGCATCATGTATTCATGACATCTAAATTCAAAAGGGAGGCTAAAAGCAATATCAATTTGGTTCCTTACAGCATTTGATAGTTCTGTTTGAGCCTAAAAAAAGGTTCCATGGTGCGTAGATAAATTGGTAAATTTTGCCTAAATCGAGTGAATATTTGTTTGCATGGTGCAATTCCCCACTCTGAAAAAAAGGTGTCTCTGGCTTCTACTAAAAACAGCTTATACTCATTTTAGTATAACCATGTTGTATGCCTGTTCTGGAATTTGAATTGGCATATCCTCAGTATGCTTGTTTCCACTATGAGAATCATGATGGTCGCTGATTATTAAACCAGCGGATGGAAAATAATCAGGGAAGATTAAATGCTTAGTTCTTATTGGTAAATAGTGTATCTTAATGTTTTCCATCCAAACCATCCTTTATTTTGTTCCGACTGCtctagttattattattaaatttttttgtaaTCAAATGATGCTTAACTGATTGTCTTCGAAGTTTTATTGGCTGACATATGGGTAGTTGTAGCACAGAATGCACTGAAGGGGTGGTATATGTGAGGACTCCAAAAGTCTAGACATGAAACTCCTCTGGGACAAATTTGTAGCAGTCTTATTTGCTCTTACAAGAAATATAATGCAATGCATGAATCTTTGGCAAGAGAGTAGGCTTTCGAGGATGCAGATTTCGAGTTCCACACAAGGAAAAGAGAGACTCTGGATCTGTGGTGGTCGTGTCCTGAACTACACGAAATTATCATGCAGGATAGGTTTGGGCTATGTGATTGCAGCATCCAGCAGAAATTTATGCATGTAGCTGAGAGGTGGTAAATAATTAGAACACGCCAAAAGGTGTTCTATGGTCAATCTCTTGGATATTAAAGTCTTAAAAGGGTTTAAAAGATGCTGTGTTTATTAAGCTGTGAGTTGTGGATTGGTCGAGCTTTTGTTATATGCTTGCCTCGTGCTCTACTTCTTTGACAATAATGAACGACTCCTGGGATAGAGGGGGAAAAAGAGGGAATTTTTTTATTGCATCATTTCCCCATGCAGCTGTTCTTTTAAGGTGTCCTTAGAATGTCATACTTAATTCGATAGCTGAGTCTGGTTCCTATGGGTGAACTTGAAGATTTGCTTGCAGTAATTTAAGTATGGTCTCCTCCGTGTCCTTAATAGAGTCGAGCTTGGAAACTCACTATTTGTCAGTTAATATATTGATTTTTGTTGAGAAAAAAAGGACTGGTTGATTGGTGACCATGTTTTGCTCAAgattgcaaataaaaataagatagtcatACATTTATGTTAGTAGAAATGCAAAGCAGATATCCCAAGATTAGGAGAGTCGATTGGTTGCCCTCTCAGCCTCTCagggaaaagagagagcgaaAGACTATGAGGTTATATCATGCTTCCGGTAACTGATAAGACTGTACCATGTTGATGTGTACAAGATGGAAGGCAGATGAACATATCTTGATTCTTATATGAGAAGGAAAGACATCTTAACCAATGTACATTGGGCATCAGTTGGCAGGGCAGATTCATCTCGATCACTGAGGATGTGGCAGCTCCGAGACCTCTTGTGGATTGTGTCTGCAACGCACATTGAGTCTCAGGTGTTTTTGGGACGTTCCTTGGGACAATTAGAATCAGGTAGGTCGCATCCTCGGAACCAGTTGTTTTTAAGGCTGCAACTTGCTTGTTAACTCTCAAACCAGCT
Above is a genomic segment from Phoenix dactylifera cultivar Barhee BC4 chromosome 2, palm_55x_up_171113_PBpolish2nd_filt_p, whole genome shotgun sequence containing:
- the LOC103705125 gene encoding bifunctional adenosine 5'-phosphosulfate phosphorylase/adenylylsulfatase HINT4 gives rise to the protein MAGGKAKPCVFCQIARASTSTPLLYTDEKVVAFPDINPSAFRHYLVIPIEHISTVKDLRKRTEDYQLVSHMLNVGQTLLQRDTPESKLYRFGFHQPPFNSVDHLHLHCLALPFIPGWKHLKYTPLGPLGGFIEAEKLLDKIKPLSAVHT